The sequence below is a genomic window from Lolium perenne isolate Kyuss_39 chromosome 4, Kyuss_2.0, whole genome shotgun sequence.
GCATGGGAGGAGGCAGCGCGAGCGGACACCATGGCAGTGTTCAACGCCGCCACGGCGGAAGAGGCACGCCGGCaccgggcggaggagattggtgaGTGGTGGCATGCAGAGCGGGAGCAGCGGCGCTGCCGTGCGGACGAGATGAAGATGCGGTGGCGTGCGGACGAGTTGTACGAGCGGCGGCGCGTGGAGGAGTTGCGGGAGTGGATGCGGGAGCTCCATCAACGGCAGCGGCAGGGGGCGCTGGAGCATCAACTACGGGAGGAGGTGGCGACAGCGGAAGCGGCGGCCTGGGTGGCGGATGCgttggcggcggctgcggcagcgcaaatggaggaggaggaggaggaggcggagggcgaggaggtggaggacgacgatgactTCGACTAGTCCGACAACGACGGGCCGGACccggaggaggcggtggcgcaTCAACAGGCGCTCCTTGAGTCGTTCGAGTCGCAGAAGAAGCtgcaggacgacgcccgtgcccgcgaagaggagCAGGTCCGTCGTGTCGTCGAACTCTCCCTCCAACAGGAGCAGCTAGGGAGGGTAGGCGACGATGCGGCGAACGAGCACCGGCGTCTTCTCGTCACGCTCCGTAGGAGGAGGCGACGCGCGGCGCAGGAGCTGCGgcggaggggaggcgacgacAGGGCGGGGCCGTCAAACGCACCGCTGGGCGGCCAGTAGGCTAGGGTTAGATAATCTagacgttttcattcaaacttgtaAAATATAACTAAATTTGATTGAAAACCTTTAGTTTCGTGCATTTTCATTGATTTGGGGCCTTGTTTGGGAGACGCGGCTGAGGAGCGACGTCATGCAAAGGCGGCCTGAAGAAAAAAGTCCCCCAAACGCTTGATCCAGCGCCGTTTGGAGGTCgatttggggacgcggctggagatgctctaccgTTGAGAAAGAAAGGTAGAGAAGTTACAGTACTCTAACTTTCCTTCTTCAAATTTAAACTTCCTCTGTCCCAAAATGTAAAGCGCCTAAGttttagtcaaaagtcaacatATTTTAAGTTTGACTAAATTTGTACGTAAAAATGTAAACATTCACAATACCAAATCAATATCAATAGATTCATCAGAAAGTATAGTTTCTTAAAATATCTATTTAATATTGTAGATATTTATATTTTTTCGTATAAACTTTGTCAAACTTAGAAGATGTTGACTTTTAGCTAAAGGTTAGGCGCCTTACATTTTAGACAGAGGGACTATTTAATTCTACTAATATAATTCAAATCAACTTATATATATGTAAATTTAAGGTATGTAGTCACAGGCTATTACTTGCAACCAAAATTATAATGCAGAAAAAATAGTTTAGATGTTTTATGCTACAGTAATTAAGTACAATACAAAATTAGGTGTTTAATGGTAGCATACCATGACTTTGCTTCTTAGTTTTCTCTGACTTTTCTTCCCACCGTGAGAAGAGCAATTCAGGAGCTTGATTAGGCAACCACCTGGTTTAAAAGAGCTGGAAGCCAAAAACCATATCCGCATGCAAGAGGCAAAATACAGCCGACTGCCATGTTTATCAATTAGTCTGCTGAACTGTCACGCATAAGCTATCTACAGAACATGAACATTGCCACGGCTTGCTCGTATCTCAATAATTCCACATGGTGCTATAACGACCTCCCAATGACATGTACGTACGTACATTCAGACCTCTCAACGAACCTGCAACATGCTCATCTCATACCTCATCAGGAAACTACAGtttcgttcacaacaaaccatgcAAGGAGAGTTTCTTAAGTACTGGGAGAAGGAATAATTCAGTGAATGATAAAGATATATTAGACAATAATTAAGCTCCAGTAGCCCCCATGTTCCATAACAGCTAGATCACTCATGCTGATCAATTATTACGAGACCATGGCCACTCATATGACGATAGAGCCAACTAAACTTTGAACTTTCAAGTACTATAGTGATCTTATCAAGTTATAACTCGATGCATGCATGTGTGTATAAATAGCCCTTCCTGACGAGCAACATTTCAACACCTCTCATCACTTCATTATAACTCTTTAGCCCACACTCTCTCGTACACAAAGTCTTGTTGTAGAGAGCTGAAGAAGATAATGGCTTCAGCTTCGCTTAAGCTTTCTATTGCGCTAACATGTGCGTTGCTCTTGTCGTCCGCGTGCCATGGCCTGCAGGTGGGCTACTACAAGAAGTCGTGCCCCCGCGTGGAGGCCATCGTGAGGGATGAGGTGAAGAAGTTTGTCTACAAGAACGCCGGCATCGGCGCCGGGCTGATCCGCATGTTCTTCCATGACTGCTTCGTCGAGGGATGTGATGCCTCTGTCCTCCTGGACCCAACACCGGCCAACCCGCAGCCAGAGAAGCTCAGCCCTCCCAACTTTCCCAGCCTCCGCGGCTTCGAGGCCATCGACGCGGCCAAAGACACCGTGGAAAAGGCATGCCCAGGCGTTGTATCATGCGCTGACATCGTTGCCTTCGCCAGCCGTGATGCAGCCTACTTCCTCAGCAGGATGACGGTCAAGATCAACATGCCGGCAGGCCGCCTGGATGGGCGCATTTCCAATTTCACTGAGGCTCTCTCCAACCTGCCGCCTCCATTCTTTAACATCACTCAACTCATCGGCAGCTTCGCCGCTAAAGGGCTTGACACCGAGGACATGGTGGTTCTTTCCGGCGCCCACACCATTGGGGTCTCACATTGCTCATCCTTCGTCTCTGACCGTCTTGCCGTCCCCTCCGACATCAACACCGCCCTCGCCGGCATCCTGAGGAGGCAATGCCCCGCCAACCCGACCGCAGCAAACGACCCCACGGTGCACCAGGACGTCGTAACCCCTAACGCGCTTGACAACCAGTACTACAAGAACGTCCTCGCACACAAGGTCTTGTTCACGTCAGATGCCGCACTTCTTACCACACCGGCGACCACCCAGATGGTGCTTGACAGTGCCAACATCCGTGGACTGTGGGAGGACAAGTTCAAGAAGGCGATGGTCAAGATGGGTGCCATCGGAGTCAAGACCGGAAACCAAGGCGAAATCAGGAGGAACTGCAGGGTCGTCAACCGCTACTAATGAACCATCACGGCATCCAGTTTGTTTGTGCTCTTTATTTTTCTGCACCTCCTTGTGTCTTCCGAGTGAATTCACGCATGTAATTCGTTCGTTTCAACAGTTCAAATTCTTTGGGAAGGTACAGCATATTGGTGATGTTTTTGTTCACTTTTACTGGAAATAATTAGTATCATTTCAAGCGCTGATTTGGTGTTTTTCTTGGCGGCTTCACTGCGTCCGTATAGCACATTCGGCATAGCAACATTGGCAAGAGCGCGTGAGGTTGGCATAAGCGCAAACACGCGAGATAGCTGACAACATGCAGTAGTAGGCACAAAtgaaacataaaccttggttcttatgcatggaCACACACTGAACACCACGCTGATGATCGACCCCAAACGCCAAGACACGGTGACATCAATGTCCATTCGCGCAGCGCTCAAGCGTAGGCGGCCGGCACGAGACGCGGCGTGACGACGGCCCTGAGGGGCACGGCCTTGGGCAGCGCCAGCCCGAAGGTCTCGGCCATGTCCACCTTCTCCTCGCCGTCCGGCAGCCGCCACTCGAACGCGTGCACCAGCGTGCCCAGGAAGTACTGCACGAACACCATGCCCGCGAGCTTGCCGGCGCAGATCCTCCGCCCAGCGCCGAACGGGATCAGCTCGAAGTAGTTCCCCATCGGGTCCACCTTGGCCGCCGGCCCGGAGAGGAACCGCTCCGGCCGGAACTCGAGGGGATCCTCCCACGCGTCCGGGTCGCGGCCGATGGCCCAGATGTTGACGAGGAGCCGCGTgctggcggggacgcggtagccgtcgATCTCGCACTCCTCGAAGGAGAAGTGCGGCAGGCTGAGCGGCGTGGAGGGGTGGAGGCGCATGGCCTCCTTGCAGACGGCCTGCAGGTAGGGGAGTCCGGCGATGTCGGACTCCTCCAGGCGGCGGTCCCGGCCGACGACGCGGTCCATCTCCTCCTGCGCGCGCGCCATGATGGACGGGTTCTTCATCATCTCCGCCATCGCCCACTCCACGATGATCGACGACGTGTCTGTGCCGGCCGTGAACATGTCCTGCACTCACGCATGCACATCTTCTTAATTAGTTAGTACAGAAATTAAAGTGTTTTTGCTGCATTTTCAGTAGCGTGCAATGGATCTTGGCAGCAAGCCGACAATTTTTCATAACACAAGCAATGGATTGTGTGGCTGATCCCCTATCGGAAAAGCAAAGCAAATTGCACCAACCGAGCTGTAGAGAAATCAGTGCCACCTCTTCTTGGGCCCAACTGACTAAACTACTTGATCCTCAAGTATTAAGATCAGCTTGTCTACAGTGAAATGTAAGTAAGGACGAATCAGTGCCACCTACTATCGATCGACATAAAGTGTGGCCGTGAAAAGGGTAACAGTTAACTAGCGTGCAAAGATAAATTTTGTCTTGAGAACAGCTAGCACCATACCCGCATCATCCGTGATGTTTCTCTGGACTTGTGGAGTGGAGTGCAGTAGGTAAACATACCAGATTGTTATGCATGATTCCACCAATGCAAAGCATCCGACTAGTGCATATATATACGTCAGTGACTATATGTGGTTCAGGATTCACCAATTTCAGATCGAGACAGACAGATATGTGAGCTGCATTGTACAACCTTTTGAGATCGGGACGTGTCTACTCACTTTCTAATTATAAATATTATTCGGCAGTTCCCAAATTTGTTCCATTTCAAACAGTGTTCGCCCAAAGTTTGCCCACTTCGCACAATGGTCAtggttctttttattttatttttttattgataaaaaatatattaatattacgaagatatcaattacacttaacatctgcACTAATAAAATCCCTGAAAACATTAAGATgcacacaaaagaaaagaaaaaaaggcccTGTCTCGGTGATCTAACGCACGCAACAACGACACTCTAACCACCACCAAAACAACATCCGCACTATAAAAAGAATCTCCAAAAACAAGACATTCAAGAAGGAAATAATACGCAAGCGTTATCACCGAttgatcaaagatcttagattttcaccgTGAAGAAAGTCCGAGTTCCCAGAACAACGCTTTCAACAAGACCATTGCAGGTATAACTAATAAATATTGGACCTTGGGTTTTCATCTTGAAAATTATGACTCGGTACTCAAGGAGCACCACCAAATATGTGGTCGTCGTGTGCTACCACCCCCGCATGTCGAGGCCACTGTTGCAAGTTTTCAAACACCCGACGCATAAGAGCATGTTCGGAATGGACAATGCCCCGCCAACCATAACCGTACATCCTCTGCAGCATAGTCTTCATCGCATCAAATGCACCCCTCCGCCATAACTTCAAACCATCCAATCGCATCTACTATGACATTCTACACCTCTGTCAATACCATGGAAGTCCATACTTAGACATGTCCCATTGTACCAACAAGAAAGTGAAGCTTTACGTTGTGCCCTCATGAAGTCGCACTGGCTAAAAATATAGGCAAGCGTGACCAGATCGTTTCGATCTAGATATATAGGGGCGAGATGCGCCCATCAGCGGAAATCTTCGAGAGTGAAGACCAAAACTTTGTCAGTGGGCCGATCGAGGAGGCCAACATCAAGCAGAGAGGCAACTTGGCGCAAGAAAAGCACTAGGGCCAAACCAAATTTATTCATTCCAAGCTAGCAACCCCCACGCCGCTAATCGGCTCCCATCGAGGCCGGCCGTCTCGATCCCACCCCCACCCCCTCCGCTGGTATCCTGTAGGCCCAGCCGATAGAGAAGAAGACGACCCAGGCCACCGTGGCTTTGAGCATGTCGTCGATGCAGAGCGAAGACTAGAACACCACCTTCCATGGGGCGTGCCTCGCTTTGCCAATGGCCCTCCGATAGCAAcgagacgggg
It includes:
- the LOC127332232 gene encoding peroxidase 2, producing the protein MASASLKLSIALTCALLLSSACHGLQVGYYKKSCPRVEAIVRDEVKKFVYKNAGIGAGLIRMFFHDCFVEGCDASVLLDPTPANPQPEKLSPPNFPSLRGFEAIDAAKDTVEKACPGVVSCADIVAFASRDAAYFLSRMTVKINMPAGRLDGRISNFTEALSNLPPPFFNITQLIGSFAAKGLDTEDMVVLSGAHTIGVSHCSSFVSDRLAVPSDINTALAGILRRQCPANPTAANDPTVHQDVVTPNALDNQYYKNVLAHKVLFTSDAALLTTPATTQMVLDSANIRGLWEDKFKKAMVKMGAIGVKTGNQGEIRRNCRVVNRY